The following are encoded together in the Pedobacter steynii genome:
- a CDS encoding S41 family peptidase — protein MIKTILSIAVLFVSNIVYAQSVCECSDALDRLIKKIESEYPGFEEKTKDKILYNNFKQQLKDQTSKAEPAKCLDILKKYTSFFRDGHIWINPATSISAKGTTSTNLIKINIERFRKRLKVSPDSIEGIWKNRFEWTGGPVYEIGITKNNDGVQVGFVINSTSAFWKPNEIKFRLYPDGKYEFYAFDKTLKTGSYEIYNHSIIYFKELRASFIKEMPQSNLTEEQIKRKIADFYGFGAKKLSGETMLITLPSFDYPFVDIITGLVANNRNLIEDCKNLIIDVRGNSGGTDDAYQILLPYIMSNSIRNMGVEYLASPTLVDGLKKYIKTAGDNKEKEIDMVKRWVGLFEKNMGKFVNVKDSTFSLQKVVPSEKSPVNVVILTDKKVGSSAESFVMKAKQSKKVKIAGTVTSGGLDYAAARMFDFGCPEYLLQLPTYRSLRLPDYPIDNIGMQPDIYLDKNVKDWVQFALEYLEQ, from the coding sequence TCCCGGATTTGAAGAAAAGACAAAGGACAAAATATTATATAATAATTTTAAACAACAACTGAAGGATCAGACAAGTAAGGCAGAGCCGGCAAAGTGTTTGGATATTTTAAAGAAGTATACCTCGTTCTTCAGAGATGGCCACATTTGGATAAATCCTGCAACTTCAATAAGTGCAAAAGGCACAACAAGTACAAATCTGATTAAGATTAATATTGAAAGATTCCGGAAAAGGCTGAAAGTTAGTCCTGATTCAATCGAGGGAATTTGGAAAAATAGGTTTGAATGGACAGGCGGGCCAGTTTATGAAATCGGAATTACCAAAAATAACGATGGGGTACAGGTAGGCTTTGTAATTAATTCAACATCCGCTTTCTGGAAACCAAATGAGATAAAATTCAGGCTGTATCCTGATGGAAAGTACGAATTTTACGCGTTTGATAAGACATTGAAGACCGGGAGTTATGAGATTTATAACCACAGCATCATCTATTTCAAAGAGCTAAGAGCTTCTTTTATAAAAGAAATGCCTCAGTCAAATTTGACAGAAGAACAGATCAAAAGAAAGATAGCTGACTTTTATGGTTTCGGAGCAAAAAAGCTTAGCGGGGAGACAATGCTGATCACACTTCCATCTTTTGATTACCCTTTCGTTGATATTATTACTGGTCTTGTCGCAAACAACCGCAACCTGATAGAAGATTGTAAAAATTTAATCATAGATGTAAGGGGGAACTCAGGGGGAACTGATGATGCCTACCAAATACTATTGCCTTATATTATGAGTAACTCAATCCGGAATATGGGAGTTGAGTATCTGGCGAGCCCAACTTTGGTGGATGGTCTAAAAAAGTATATAAAAACAGCGGGCGACAACAAAGAGAAGGAGATAGATATGGTGAAGCGGTGGGTTGGCCTTTTTGAAAAAAACATGGGGAAATTCGTAAATGTTAAGGATAGTACATTTTCTTTACAAAAAGTAGTTCCTTCGGAAAAAAGCCCTGTTAATGTGGTTATTTTAACAGATAAAAAGGTAGGAAGTTCTGCCGAGAGTTTCGTGATGAAGGCCAAGCAAAGTAAAAAAGTAAAAATAGCAGGCACTGTTACCTCCGGAGGATTGGATTATGCTGCAGCCCGTATGTTCGATTTTGGTTGTCCTGAATACTTATTACAATTACCAACCTACCGTTCATTAAGATTGCCGGATTATCCAATTGATAACATCGGTATGCAACCAGACATTTACCTGGACAAGAACGTTAAAGACTGGGTGCAATTTGCACTGGAATATTTAGAACAATAA
- a CDS encoding DUF6266 family protein, with protein MRHTDKAYILLYNPAKKNSVSLSGNMLRSALSAEVPVPSFYLGDVLHCWLFFASADGKIVSETSYLKTVTVIE; from the coding sequence ATAAGACATACTGATAAAGCGTACATCCTGTTGTATAATCCGGCAAAAAAGAACAGTGTAAGTTTAAGTGGAAATATGCTTAGAAGTGCATTGTCTGCAGAGGTGCCGGTACCGAGTTTTTATCTCGGAGATGTGCTTCATTGCTGGCTGTTTTTTGCTTCAGCAGATGGCAAAATTGTTTCTGAAACCAGTTATCTGAAAACAGTGACAGTCATTGAGTAA
- a CDS encoding peptidoglycan-binding protein: MATNLFFLGIICLAFNVIYRSANRSVLEHDKLDPYRAGVARSRMEVVRTAVKELGLRERSGRNDGAQVERFLKVVGLLKGEPWCAAFISWVFYETGFEKPRTGWSPALFPVSRLARSALPGNVIGIYFPDKKRIAHVGLIEKEDGSWIVAIEGNTNVEGSREGDGVYRKRRHKKTIYQISDWISDASYSGCYMVGKQED, translated from the coding sequence ATGGCAACAAATCTCTTTTTTCTTGGCATCATTTGCCTTGCTTTTAATGTCATCTACAGGAGTGCTAATCGCTCTGTGCTAGAGCATGATAAATTGGATCCATACAGGGCTGGTGTGGCCAGATCCCGGATGGAAGTAGTCAGAACAGCGGTAAAGGAGTTGGGCCTGAGGGAACGGTCAGGACGTAATGATGGGGCGCAAGTGGAAAGGTTTTTGAAAGTAGTGGGCTTATTAAAAGGTGAGCCCTGGTGCGCTGCTTTTATCAGCTGGGTCTTTTATGAAACAGGATTTGAAAAGCCAAGAACAGGCTGGTCTCCTGCGTTATTCCCTGTTTCAAGGCTGGCAAGATCGGCGCTTCCGGGAAATGTGATCGGGATTTATTTCCCGGATAAAAAGAGAATTGCTCATGTTGGCCTGATAGAAAAGGAGGATGGTAGCTGGATTGTGGCTATTGAGGGAAATACGAATGTAGAAGGCAGCAGGGAAGGTGATGGCGTATACCGAAAGCGCAGACACAAGAAAACAATTTATCAGATCTCAGACTGGATCAGTGATGCTTCTTATTCTGGCTGCTATATGGTGGGTAAGCAAGAAGATTGA
- a CDS encoding sensor histidine kinase: MQSKNEQISTLIEINEELENYFSNTIIPQLFVDAELRLRKFTPPAMKQFDLKDEFIGRHLEEIRENFRFPTIIDNIRLVIDTGTILEKEIQTTDMRWYQMNILPYLIRKENKTDGVIITFVDITSRIRDLKEQEKLITEHELLLDTIAHDIKNPLLALGLTIQMLKRLPEKSMEKYPILLGNVENSLLQMKKVVNDLVDSRWEKHKYQPGTELLDLQNIIEDVRLTLAPQILETKATIKQEIQISELSFARRKLRSVIYNLINNAIKYTPPERSPEILIKSYKDDEYIVISVSDNGIGMNKEELESIFDKFTRVRLSCEGSGVGLYLVNTIVSTAGGKISVQSEPGKGSVFNVFLKV, encoded by the coding sequence ATGCAAAGTAAAAACGAACAAATCAGTACATTAATAGAAATTAATGAAGAACTGGAAAATTATTTCAGCAATACCATTATACCTCAACTCTTCGTGGATGCAGAGCTAAGATTACGAAAATTTACCCCGCCAGCGATGAAGCAATTTGACCTGAAGGACGAATTCATCGGCAGGCATTTAGAAGAAATCCGGGAAAATTTCAGGTTTCCAACGATCATTGATAACATTCGATTAGTGATCGACACAGGGACAATCCTGGAGAAAGAAATTCAAACCACGGATATGCGTTGGTATCAGATGAATATACTCCCATATTTGATACGAAAGGAAAACAAGACCGACGGTGTGATCATTACGTTTGTAGACATCACCTCACGTATCAGAGATCTGAAAGAACAGGAGAAGCTGATCACCGAACATGAACTGTTGCTGGACACGATTGCACACGACATTAAAAATCCATTACTGGCACTTGGACTAACCATTCAAATGCTTAAAAGGTTACCCGAGAAAAGTATGGAAAAATATCCTATCCTGCTCGGAAATGTCGAAAACAGCTTGTTGCAGATGAAGAAAGTTGTAAACGATCTGGTTGATTCCCGCTGGGAAAAGCACAAATACCAACCTGGAACAGAATTGTTGGATCTACAGAATATTATTGAAGATGTAAGGCTTACCCTCGCTCCTCAAATCCTTGAAACAAAAGCAACAATAAAACAAGAAATTCAGATTTCGGAACTCTCATTTGCCAGGCGTAAACTTCGCAGTGTTATTTATAACCTGATAAACAATGCAATCAAGTACACTCCGCCAGAACGTAGCCCCGAGATCCTGATAAAATCCTATAAAGATGACGAATACATCGTGATCAGTGTTTCTGATAATGGTATCGGTATGAACAAGGAAGAACTGGAATCTATATTCGATAAATTTACCCGGGTCAGGTTATCATGTGAAGGATCGGGGGTCGGACTTTATCTGGTCAATACTATTGTCTCAACAGCAGGCGGGAAAATCTCCGTTCAAAGTGAACCAGGCAAAGGATCCGTTTTCAATGTATTTTTAAAAGTTTAA
- a CDS encoding chemotaxis protein CheB, whose protein sequence is MEKRNIVVIGGSTGGFEAFKRIVQGLPPDLDASIFIVWHMSPNIRGILPEVLNKLNTIKAAHAYDNELIVSNRIYVAPPDHHLLIEEGRVRVTHGPKENRFRPAVDPLFRSAAYAYGKRVIGVVLSGGLDDGTAGLWRIKFSGGLAVVQDPNDAEVASMPENALREVEIDYCVALDDMPALLVKLSQEVIGSTEIMKDEKTKIEINIAAEENALKQGSLNIGVLSPYTCPECHGVLSKIMDGDLSRFRCHTGHAYSADTLMASVTEKIEDSLYSAVRGMDESILLLNHIGDHYAEANQPKLAAVYFKKAKEAEGRSNLVRKAVHSHEQLSKIKLLKDAEDEA, encoded by the coding sequence ATGGAAAAAAGGAATATTGTCGTGATCGGTGGATCTACCGGCGGCTTTGAAGCGTTTAAAAGAATAGTGCAGGGCCTGCCACCTGATCTGGATGCTTCTATTTTTATCGTGTGGCACATGAGTCCGAATATTCGTGGCATACTGCCTGAAGTTTTGAATAAACTGAATACGATAAAGGCTGCCCATGCTTACGACAATGAGCTCATCGTGTCTAACCGGATATATGTGGCGCCTCCGGACCATCATTTGCTGATTGAAGAGGGACGTGTAAGAGTAACACACGGGCCTAAAGAAAATCGATTCCGGCCAGCAGTTGACCCTTTGTTTCGTTCAGCTGCATATGCCTATGGGAAACGGGTAATTGGTGTTGTCTTATCTGGAGGTCTTGATGACGGAACAGCAGGACTTTGGCGTATAAAATTTAGCGGTGGCCTGGCGGTGGTTCAGGACCCGAATGATGCGGAAGTTGCTTCCATGCCGGAGAATGCCCTGCGCGAAGTAGAGATTGACTATTGTGTGGCTCTGGACGATATGCCGGCGTTACTAGTCAAGTTATCACAAGAGGTCATTGGAAGTACAGAAATCATGAAAGATGAAAAAACAAAAATAGAAATCAACATTGCCGCCGAAGAGAATGCGTTAAAACAAGGTTCTTTAAATATAGGGGTACTGTCGCCTTATACTTGCCCGGAATGTCATGGCGTGTTATCAAAAATTATGGATGGTGACCTTAGCCGTTTTCGCTGCCATACCGGTCATGCCTATTCTGCGGATACCCTTATGGCAAGCGTTACCGAAAAAATTGAGGATAGTTTATATAGTGCAGTGAGGGGCATGGATGAAAGTATATTGTTGTTGAATCATATTGGTGATCATTATGCGGAAGCCAATCAGCCCAAACTGGCTGCTGTATATTTTAAAAAAGCAAAAGAAGCAGAGGGACGTTCAAATCTGGTTCGTAAAGCAGTACACAGCCATGAACAGCTCAGTAAAATCAAGTTACTGAAGGATGCTGAAGATGAGGCTTAA
- a CDS encoding CheR family methyltransferase yields the protein MKKVAKHKGKLSPVEQLQEKPKEFLIVGIGASAGGIQAMQEFFRMVPENSNLAYVVILHLSPDHDSQLASVLQQETTIPVLQVTEKTVIKPDHIYVVPPDRHLTIEDDYIAVLPNLNIEERRAPVDIFFRSLADQHGPRAISVILSGTGANGSMGLKRIKERGGATYVQNPREAEFNEMPRNAIATDLVDDVLNVGEIPSRIIAYRDSIGTVEIIEEAEKQPEPQQPALREIFTQLRVRTGHDFSNYKRPTLLRRIERRINIHNLPDLASYIAFLQGHPDETQALLKDLLISVTNFFRDAKAFNGLEEGILPGIFAGKTSEDQVRIWVAGCATGEEAYSIAMLCAEQAATIFDAPKVQIFASDIDEAAIATAREGLYTLNDAADVSPERLRQFFNRDGDGYRVRREIREMILFAHHNFLKDPPFSKLDLVTCRNVLIYLNSTAQERVLETFHFALRPQGYLFLGSSESVNGTDLYTINNRDHHIFQAREVTPRSYPVPESVPQFNFPKIDTFQKQDEREGRNPRVSFGELHQKMLEQYAPPSVVVNEEYEIVHMTERAGKYFEFAGGEPTQNLLKLIRPQIRLELRSALYQAVQSKTVIEARNIKVTVDGEQQSLDIQVRPTLEARDIAKGFILIIFKPGMEAFKESATVKVASDEPFARQLEEELIGVKAQLRSSIEQHEYQAEELKASNEELQAMNEELRSAAEELETSKEELQSINEELRTVNQELKVKIEEIGVASNNLQNLVNSANVGTIFLDRNFAIRLFTPAILDIFNLKISDYGRPVTDITNKLQYDGLLKDAETVLEKLTAVEREVTTIDNRFFMMRLLPYRTAEDRINGVVVTFFDITARRESEEALRRAEEKYRLQLEQKVADRTRELRENYALLQTIYDTTLIGMSVFAPIRNAKQEVTDFKVISVNKKMEQAYGIKNMNGQLYSELFPDPVQIGLFNLMIKTIETGEPGQMEYKYTFEGVDSWYSTMLVKGEDVLVSTNLDITERKRLEEKRLRAFALLQQSEELAGIGTWDYDLITGDFTGSDRIYSLFNLPKGKALSPDIYLEHATEACRAKAEQLLAHLRAGDEDFEETIEIDVSGEIKIVHLKATVLKDDLGNPVRVLGVDMDITATQEAERKLRQMEIQQQQEILQVILSTQEEERRRISESLHNGVGQILYGTRVAMNNLTVQMAVEKPDKFNEYKAYTADLLSTSIKDIRRISHDLMPTVLAEFGLKAAIKEVCEQLQNGIQFDYQVSLGPIKLDNFLELAVFRTVQELMINVVKHSKATSATVEVTADGGEVLILVIDNGQGMPVDQEEKPGMGLRSIRNKVDLLKGSLDIQSLAGKGTKIKVRLPHK from the coding sequence ATGAAAAAGGTCGCTAAACATAAAGGAAAACTAAGCCCGGTCGAGCAGTTACAGGAAAAGCCAAAGGAATTTTTAATCGTTGGCATTGGTGCATCCGCAGGTGGCATACAGGCAATGCAGGAATTTTTCCGTATGGTGCCCGAAAATTCAAACCTGGCTTACGTTGTCATACTTCATTTATCTCCAGATCATGACAGTCAGCTGGCAAGTGTGCTACAACAGGAAACCACAATACCCGTATTGCAGGTAACAGAAAAAACCGTCATTAAGCCTGATCATATTTATGTGGTACCGCCCGACCGCCATCTGACCATAGAAGATGATTATATAGCTGTATTGCCAAATTTGAACATAGAAGAACGTAGGGCGCCTGTTGATATTTTCTTTCGCTCACTCGCAGACCAGCACGGGCCGAGAGCAATCAGTGTCATATTATCGGGTACTGGTGCAAATGGATCTATGGGTTTGAAACGTATCAAAGAGCGGGGGGGGGCAACCTATGTTCAAAATCCTCGTGAAGCGGAATTTAACGAAATGCCGAGGAATGCCATTGCTACCGATTTAGTAGATGATGTACTGAATGTGGGAGAAATACCGTCCCGTATCATTGCTTATCGGGATAGCATCGGAACTGTGGAGATCATTGAGGAAGCTGAAAAACAGCCCGAGCCCCAACAACCGGCACTCCGCGAAATATTCACCCAGCTCAGGGTTCGTACGGGCCATGATTTTTCCAATTATAAACGTCCAACCTTATTGCGTCGTATTGAGCGACGGATTAATATACATAACCTGCCAGACCTGGCTTCCTATATTGCTTTTTTGCAGGGACATCCTGATGAAACCCAGGCCTTACTGAAAGACCTGCTGATCTCAGTAACAAACTTTTTCCGGGATGCAAAAGCTTTTAATGGTCTGGAGGAGGGGATACTGCCGGGCATCTTTGCTGGTAAAACATCGGAAGACCAGGTACGTATTTGGGTGGCTGGCTGTGCTACAGGTGAAGAAGCTTATTCCATTGCCATGCTTTGTGCTGAACAGGCCGCTACCATTTTTGACGCCCCAAAAGTGCAAATCTTTGCCAGCGATATCGACGAAGCGGCGATTGCGACAGCCAGGGAAGGACTGTATACGCTTAATGATGCCGCAGATGTTTCTCCGGAGCGTTTAAGGCAGTTTTTTAACCGAGATGGAGATGGTTATAGGGTGCGTCGGGAAATTAGAGAAATGATCCTTTTTGCCCATCATAATTTTTTAAAAGATCCCCCTTTTTCAAAACTTGACCTGGTTACCTGTCGCAATGTACTTATTTACCTCAACAGCACTGCCCAGGAAAGGGTGCTGGAGACGTTTCATTTTGCTTTGAGGCCACAAGGTTACCTTTTTCTAGGTTCTTCTGAATCAGTGAATGGCACTGACCTTTATACTATAAATAACCGTGATCACCATATTTTCCAGGCGAGAGAAGTCACGCCCAGAAGCTATCCGGTACCCGAGTCTGTGCCTCAGTTTAATTTTCCTAAAATCGACACTTTTCAAAAGCAAGATGAAAGAGAGGGGCGTAACCCACGCGTGTCTTTTGGAGAACTCCACCAGAAAATGCTGGAACAATATGCTCCGCCATCGGTAGTAGTCAATGAGGAATATGAAATCGTGCACATGACGGAAAGGGCCGGTAAATATTTTGAATTTGCTGGCGGTGAGCCAACCCAGAATCTGCTGAAATTGATTCGTCCGCAAATAAGATTAGAGTTACGGTCTGCACTTTACCAGGCGGTGCAAAGTAAGACGGTGATAGAAGCCCGTAATATTAAAGTGACCGTGGACGGTGAACAACAATCACTAGACATCCAGGTGCGGCCAACGCTGGAAGCCAGGGACATTGCGAAAGGCTTTATTCTGATTATTTTTAAACCTGGTATGGAGGCTTTTAAGGAAAGTGCAACCGTGAAAGTTGCGTCGGATGAACCCTTTGCCAGACAACTTGAAGAGGAACTAATAGGCGTAAAAGCGCAGCTTCGCAGCTCTATAGAACAACACGAATACCAGGCCGAGGAACTGAAAGCATCAAATGAAGAACTGCAGGCGATGAATGAAGAATTACGTTCGGCCGCCGAAGAGCTTGAAACAAGCAAAGAAGAGTTACAGTCTATCAATGAAGAGCTACGTACAGTAAATCAGGAGCTTAAAGTGAAGATTGAAGAGATCGGAGTTGCCAGTAACAACCTTCAAAACCTGGTGAATTCCGCAAACGTTGGTACGATCTTCCTGGATAGAAATTTTGCGATACGCCTGTTTACACCGGCGATCCTGGATATATTCAATCTGAAGATCAGTGACTATGGCCGGCCAGTTACTGATATTACCAATAAATTGCAGTACGATGGCTTGCTCAAGGATGCCGAAACTGTGTTGGAAAAACTTACAGCAGTGGAGCGCGAGGTGACCACAATTGATAACCGTTTTTTCATGATGCGGTTATTGCCTTACCGTACTGCTGAGGACCGTATTAACGGCGTTGTAGTTACATTTTTTGACATTACTGCACGACGGGAATCGGAGGAAGCTTTGCGTCGGGCAGAAGAAAAATACCGCTTGCAACTGGAACAGAAAGTGGCTGACCGCACCCGTGAATTGCGGGAAAACTACGCTTTACTGCAAACAATTTATGACACCACCCTGATCGGTATGTCAGTCTTCGCGCCAATTAGAAATGCAAAACAAGAAGTTACGGATTTCAAGGTGATCAGTGTCAATAAAAAAATGGAACAGGCTTATGGAATTAAGAACATGAATGGACAACTATACAGTGAGTTGTTTCCAGACCCTGTACAAATCGGTTTGTTTAACTTAATGATTAAAACCATTGAAACCGGTGAGCCTGGGCAAATGGAATATAAATATACTTTTGAGGGCGTTGACAGCTGGTATTCTACTATGTTGGTCAAAGGTGAAGATGTGCTGGTAAGTACCAATCTGGATATCACGGAACGAAAGCGCTTAGAGGAAAAGCGATTGAGGGCGTTTGCGCTTTTGCAACAATCTGAAGAGTTGGCGGGAATTGGTACCTGGGACTATGACCTGATAACTGGTGATTTTACCGGGTCTGACCGGATATATAGTCTTTTCAATTTGCCTAAAGGAAAAGCGTTAAGCCCGGATATCTACCTGGAGCATGCAACAGAAGCATGTCGCGCTAAAGCCGAACAGTTATTGGCTCATTTACGGGCGGGAGATGAAGATTTTGAGGAAACAATAGAAATCGATGTCAGCGGAGAGATCAAGATCGTACATTTAAAAGCAACAGTCTTAAAAGATGACCTGGGCAATCCTGTTCGTGTGCTAGGCGTAGATATGGACATTACCGCAACGCAGGAAGCTGAACGCAAGCTGCGACAGATGGAAATCCAGCAGCAGCAGGAGATATTGCAGGTAATTCTGTCAACGCAGGAAGAAGAACGGCGCAGAATTTCAGAGAGTTTACATAATGGAGTCGGTCAGATACTCTACGGTACCCGGGTAGCGATGAATAACCTGACCGTTCAGATGGCCGTTGAAAAACCTGACAAATTTAACGAGTACAAAGCATATACGGCTGATTTGCTATCAACGTCTATCAAAGACATCCGCCGTATATCGCACGATCTCATGCCAACGGTATTGGCAGAATTCGGCCTCAAGGCTGCGATTAAGGAGGTATGCGAGCAACTGCAAAATGGCATTCAATTTGATTATCAAGTGTCACTCGGACCGATTAAACTAGATAATTTTCTGGAATTGGCAGTGTTTCGCACCGTACAGGAATTGATGATCAACGTTGTTAAGCATTCCAAAGCTACAAGTGCGACTGTTGAAGTTACTGCTGATGGAGGTGAGGTGCTCATCTTGGTAATCGACAATGGACAGGGAATGCCGGTAGATCAGGAGGAGAAACCAGGTATGGGTCTGCGGTCGATCCGGAATAAGGTTGACCTGCTGAAAGGCAGTTTAGATATTCAGTCCCTAGCGGGAAAAGGCACAAAAATTAAAGTGCGCCTCCCACATAAATAG
- a CDS encoding response regulator, producing the protein MQVQIKSDFLDTAKRKIFVIEDDNGLAEFMQLFFDISGYRYRIIGKTENILPLIDEFKPDLVILDYMLPEINGGEICAQIKNNIGTHYVPVLIFSAYPGVLYSLGDCGYDAFLAKPFELNDLEKIIETLAGRMHLI; encoded by the coding sequence ATGCAAGTACAGATAAAATCTGATTTTCTGGATACGGCTAAGCGAAAAATTTTTGTTATAGAAGATGACAATGGATTAGCCGAATTTATGCAGCTTTTTTTTGATATCTCTGGGTATCGTTATCGGATTATAGGTAAAACGGAGAATATATTACCGCTGATTGATGAATTCAAACCGGATCTCGTAATTTTGGATTATATGTTACCTGAAATTAATGGAGGCGAGATTTGCGCTCAGATAAAGAATAATATCGGCACTCATTATGTTCCGGTTCTTATCTTCTCAGCTTATCCAGGGGTTTTATACTCCCTGGGGGACTGTGGTTATGATGCTTTTTTGGCAAAACCCTTTGAACTGAACGATCTTGAAAAAATAATTGAAACATTGGCTGGAAGGATGCATCTTATATAA
- a CDS encoding response regulator transcription factor: MINILLAEDHNVVRNGLKMLLEADKDLNITGEAINGQQVLDLLEGSDQVDVVLSDINMPLVDGISLITELKNRGCKAKVIILTMHENEQYVHEAFREGAFGYLMKSAKEEELVYAIKHVYSGGYYLCSELAMIMLKKNMHSTLHLQPKEPLDIDFTEREIEVLQLIAEGLTNQQMSDKLFLSKRTIEGHRQSLIDKTEAPNTAGLISFALRNGVID, from the coding sequence ATGATTAATATACTTCTTGCTGAGGATCACAATGTTGTCCGAAATGGACTCAAAATGTTGCTGGAAGCTGACAAAGATCTTAATATAACTGGCGAGGCGATCAACGGACAGCAAGTCCTGGACCTTTTGGAAGGTAGTGATCAAGTTGACGTGGTTTTATCTGATATTAATATGCCGCTAGTGGATGGGATTTCTCTGATCACAGAACTCAAAAATCGCGGATGCAAAGCTAAAGTTATTATATTGACGATGCACGAAAATGAGCAATATGTGCATGAGGCTTTCCGTGAGGGCGCTTTTGGTTACCTGATGAAGAGTGCAAAAGAAGAAGAACTCGTTTATGCAATTAAGCATGTTTATTCAGGTGGTTATTATTTGTGTTCAGAACTGGCTATGATTATGTTAAAAAAGAACATGCATAGTACTTTGCATCTTCAACCAAAAGAACCCCTGGATATTGATTTTACTGAGCGGGAAATAGAAGTTTTACAACTGATTGCAGAGGGACTAACCAATCAACAGATGTCAGATAAGTTGTTTTTAAGTAAACGGACGATCGAAGGACACCGGCAAAGTTTGATCGATAAAACCGAGGCGCCTAATACCGCGGGGTTGATCAGTTTCGCGTTGCGAAACGGTGTGATTGACTAA
- a CDS encoding ATP-binding protein, with amino-acid sequence MPNKNEQISTLIELNEELENYFSNTIIPQLFVDAHLILRKFTPPAMRQFKLKHEFIGMHLEDIKENFRFPTIIENIKVVIATGKILEKEIQTNDLRWYQMNILPYIIRKENKTNGVIITFVDVTPRIRDLKEQERLIAEHELLLDTIAHDIKNPLLGLSLTVQVLKRLPEKSMEKFPVLLRNVENSLTDIKKVVNDLVDSRWGHQRYQSAEELVDLQNILEDVRLTLAPQILESGAIIKEDLAISEITFIRRKLRSVIYNLLNNAIKYTPAERHPEILITSYEQDGFMVISVTDNGIGISEEDQKLIFEKFQRLRLTVDGSGVGLYLVNTIVLSSGGKIIVESELGKGSVFKVFLKMDKGLPASV; translated from the coding sequence ATGCCAAATAAAAATGAACAAATCAGCACATTGATTGAGCTGAATGAAGAGTTGGAAAATTACTTCAGCAACACAATCATACCGCAACTCTTTGTGGATGCACATCTGATACTCAGAAAATTTACGCCACCAGCTATGCGGCAGTTCAAGCTTAAACATGAATTTATCGGAATGCATCTTGAAGATATTAAAGAGAACTTCAGGTTTCCAACTATCATAGAAAATATTAAGGTTGTTATCGCCACAGGTAAAATTCTGGAAAAAGAAATCCAGACTAATGATCTGAGATGGTATCAGATGAATATACTACCCTATATCATCCGGAAAGAAAATAAAACCAATGGCGTTATCATCACATTTGTGGATGTTACTCCCCGTATCAGGGATCTCAAGGAGCAGGAAAGGCTGATTGCTGAACATGAACTTTTGTTGGATACCATAGCCCATGATATTAAAAATCCGCTGCTGGGACTTAGTCTTACGGTTCAGGTACTTAAAAGATTACCTGAAAAGAGCATGGAAAAATTTCCGGTGCTATTGAGAAATGTTGAGAATAGTTTAACGGATATAAAGAAAGTGGTAAACGATCTGGTCGATTCCCGCTGGGGTCACCAGCGGTACCAATCGGCAGAAGAATTGGTGGATTTGCAAAATATACTGGAGGATGTAAGGCTGACTTTGGCCCCACAGATTCTGGAATCCGGAGCAATAATCAAAGAAGATCTGGCGATTTCTGAAATTACTTTTATTCGCCGCAAGCTGCGTAGTGTGATTTACAATTTGTTAAATAACGCGATTAAGTATACTCCGGCAGAACGTCATCCCGAAATTCTGATAACATCATACGAACAGGATGGTTTTATGGTGATTAGTGTTACTGACAATGGGATTGGGATTAGTGAAGAAGATCAGAAATTAATTTTTGAAAAATTTCAAAGGTTAAGATTAACTGTTGATGGATCGGGTGTTGGATTGTACCTGGTCAATACGATAGTATTGAGCTCCGGGGGTAAAATAATCGTGGAGAGCGAGCTGGGTAAGGGATCAGTTTTTAAAGTGTTTTTAAAAATGGATAAAGGCCTGCCGGCGTCGGTATAA